A stretch of bacterium DNA encodes these proteins:
- a CDS encoding TetR/AcrR family transcriptional regulator — protein sequence MSDRTQNESAPEQGYAKSRETRARILAAALEEAGESGLQKTSMSRVAMRAGVAQGSLNYHFGSRAELIRELMLQLVSDYLPHAQSVESAQAAEGGDFFARERAVLLAYVAYVRKHPVFVRLSDEIRMLEPEMARERELESVERFVTRVRSGIDEGSVRPMDERDLWLKSRFMLGVRHTLEEIALTESDLHDAEIVDAYLDMLRSGLAPRDFHAIH from the coding sequence GTGTCGGACAGGACCCAAAACGAATCCGCTCCGGAGCAGGGCTACGCGAAGTCGCGGGAGACGCGTGCGCGGATCCTCGCGGCCGCGTTGGAAGAAGCCGGGGAGTCGGGCCTGCAGAAGACCTCCATGTCGCGCGTCGCGATGCGCGCGGGCGTGGCCCAGGGAAGCCTGAACTACCACTTCGGGTCCCGTGCGGAGCTCATCCGCGAGCTGATGCTGCAGCTCGTCAGTGACTACCTCCCCCACGCGCAATCGGTCGAGTCGGCGCAAGCGGCGGAGGGGGGCGACTTCTTCGCGCGCGAGCGCGCGGTTCTCCTCGCCTACGTGGCGTACGTCCGGAAGCACCCCGTGTTCGTTCGTCTGTCCGACGAGATCCGGATGCTCGAGCCCGAGATGGCGCGAGAGAGGGAGCTCGAGTCGGTCGAACGGTTCGTCACGAGGGTCCGCTCGGGGATCGACGAAGGTTCGGTGCGTCCGATGGACGAACGGGACCTGTGGCTCAAGTCGCGGTTCATGCTCGGCGTGCGTCACACGCTCGAGGAAATCGCGCTGACCGAGTCCGATCTTCACGATGCGGAGATCGTCGACGCCTACCTCGACATGCTTCGATCGGGACTCGCACCACGCGACTTCCACGCAATCCACTGA
- a CDS encoding amidohydrolase, producing the protein MSQKYFEKYKVIDVDTHITEPAGVWTDRVASKWGERIPHVKKVEGRDVWFINGEPAGAPGPVTMSGHTGTFPDVPMGYDDIPAASYDAKARLELMDEENIHGMVLYPNVGGFGSGSFLKLGEPELMLECVKAYNDFLVDWSSADLNRLLPVMALPFWDVEASVKEIERSASKGHRAVLFGSRPETFGQPVLAHKHWDPIWAATRDAGLPISFHIGSGDLSEIVDDKAEMGAKANFARGGSLALLDNQSCLANLIFGGVCARFPDLDFVSVESGVGWLSCVLEMFDWQWTNGDVAKEHPEYDLLPSEYFQRQVYGSFWFEKQEVESAVNKFPKNLMWETDYPHPTSQYPSPNSSAVHPADYAQEALAGIDEAIVRDILQDTPARLYNVEI; encoded by the coding sequence ATGAGCCAGAAGTACTTCGAGAAGTACAAGGTGATCGACGTCGATACGCACATCACGGAGCCCGCCGGCGTCTGGACCGACCGCGTCGCCAGCAAGTGGGGCGAAAGGATTCCGCACGTCAAGAAGGTCGAAGGCCGCGACGTCTGGTTCATCAACGGCGAGCCCGCGGGCGCACCGGGCCCCGTCACGATGTCCGGCCACACGGGCACCTTCCCGGACGTGCCGATGGGCTACGACGACATCCCCGCCGCCTCCTACGACGCGAAGGCCCGGCTCGAGCTCATGGACGAGGAGAACATCCACGGGATGGTCCTCTACCCGAATGTCGGCGGATTCGGTTCGGGTAGCTTCCTCAAGCTCGGCGAGCCCGAGCTGATGCTCGAATGCGTGAAGGCCTACAACGACTTCCTGGTCGACTGGTCGAGCGCCGACCTGAACCGACTCCTGCCGGTGATGGCCCTCCCCTTCTGGGACGTCGAGGCCTCCGTGAAGGAGATCGAACGATCCGCCTCGAAGGGTCATCGCGCCGTGCTCTTCGGCAGCCGGCCCGAGACCTTCGGCCAGCCGGTCCTCGCCCACAAGCACTGGGATCCGATCTGGGCCGCGACCCGCGACGCCGGTCTCCCGATCAGCTTCCACATCGGCAGCGGCGATCTCAGCGAGATCGTCGACGACAAGGCCGAGATGGGCGCCAAGGCGAACTTCGCCCGCGGTGGTTCCCTGGCGCTCCTCGACAATCAGAGCTGCCTGGCGAACCTGATCTTCGGCGGCGTCTGCGCCCGCTTCCCGGACCTCGACTTCGTGTCGGTCGAGAGCGGCGTCGGATGGCTGTCCTGTGTCCTCGAGATGTTCGACTGGCAGTGGACGAACGGTGACGTCGCGAAGGAGCACCCGGAGTACGACCTGCTTCCGTCGGAGTACTTCCAGCGCCAGGTCTACGGCTCGTTCTGGTTCGAGAAGCAGGAGGTCGAGTCGGCGGTCAACAAGTTCCCGAAGAACCTGATGTGGGAAACCGACTATCCGCATCCGACGAGTCAGTACCCGAGCCCGAACAGCAGCGCGGTCCACCCGGCGGACTACGCCCAGGAAGCCCTCGCGGGAATCGACGAAGCCATCGTCCGCGACATCCTGCAGGACACGCCGGCGCGTCTCTACAACGTCGAGATCTAG
- a CDS encoding TetR/AcrR family transcriptional regulator yields the protein MSPPQGRAEATRAQILDAALAQFSTYGFARTSMSRIAHASTVSRTSLYKHFRTKEDVFSALSERINGEVLAAVRAAACEPGPAEERLPAVMDAWVGWAFELLQRSPHGRELIDEKNRLCADTSADANARFESLVTALLADGIVDESSATRLAPILISAVKGLVLTEDVARDMRPKVRELVEVFVRGVRSASG from the coding sequence ATGAGTCCTCCGCAGGGGCGCGCCGAGGCGACCCGCGCGCAGATCCTCGACGCAGCACTCGCACAGTTCTCGACCTACGGCTTCGCGCGCACGTCGATGTCCCGGATCGCGCATGCCTCGACGGTCTCACGCACCTCGCTCTACAAACACTTCAGGACCAAGGAAGACGTATTCAGCGCACTGAGCGAGCGGATCAACGGCGAGGTGCTCGCGGCCGTGCGCGCGGCTGCGTGCGAGCCCGGGCCTGCCGAAGAACGGCTGCCGGCCGTGATGGACGCCTGGGTCGGTTGGGCCTTCGAGCTGCTGCAGCGTTCGCCGCACGGCCGAGAGCTCATCGACGAGAAGAATCGCCTCTGCGCCGACACGAGTGCCGACGCGAACGCACGATTCGAATCGCTCGTGACCGCCCTTCTGGCCGACGGAATCGTCGATGAATCCTCGGCGACGCGCCTCGCACCGATCCTGATCAGCGCCGTGAAAGGCCTCGTCCTGACCGAGGACGTCGCACGCGACATGCGACCCAAGGTCCGCGAGCTCGTCGAGGTGTTCGTCCGGGGTGTTCGATCGGCGTCCGGTTGA
- a CDS encoding DUF3556 domain-containing protein has translation MSTDPLTTSLVDDLPPYEPERIAAASFPERIRLMATSAAHSSPNLPSLMALYWAKYFFVLIGIWAFWCSFNAGYPGFFQFADWTFTHEAFKKAMVWSMAWELFGFGCGWGPMNARYEKWFGGYRHFARPGTIKLPLFKGAPLIGGDTRTLLDVGVYVLTQVLLLRVLIAPEVTPELLLPCFVLVAVNGVLDKTLFLVARYEHYWVVMGALIFAAPDDMWIPGAKLVWSFIWIWAGVSKWNGHFQYVIMFMMNNGPFFPKALKRNLFRNFPDDLRPSPFAERMAWFGHITEVGIPFVLLAATLSGNPWFLLAGCILFTGFHTFIGLNNPNGMPVEWNILMIYGGWSLFWFNPDSTVLDMTALPVLLAVMLVSLLLVPIIGNLFPAKVSFLPSMRYYAGNWAYNIWLIKKNGAVDKLSKLKKPCGTVYEQLEKMIEDPVQLEVAKAAMPVMRFMHLQGKPLFEALPVAVDNIDDYEWYEGELLGGTILGWNFGDGHLNGDQLLDAIQPICEFEEGEVRVVSVEGQPLFGDTMHWRVFDAATGQLAEGHTKIADYKDAQPWPVGDVARALSGQAAKRPGLPERSVLSGSSGTAKGRAETTTSESRLEGSRRGLSRRDPRGVRDGRISG, from the coding sequence ATGTCAACCGACCCCCTGACGACCAGCCTCGTCGACGACCTCCCGCCCTACGAGCCCGAGCGGATCGCCGCCGCCTCCTTTCCGGAGCGGATTCGGCTGATGGCCACGTCGGCGGCCCATTCGAGCCCGAACCTTCCGAGCTTGATGGCGCTCTACTGGGCGAAGTACTTCTTCGTCCTGATCGGCATCTGGGCGTTCTGGTGCAGCTTCAACGCGGGGTACCCGGGCTTCTTCCAGTTCGCGGACTGGACCTTCACGCACGAAGCGTTCAAGAAGGCGATGGTCTGGTCGATGGCCTGGGAGCTCTTCGGGTTCGGCTGCGGTTGGGGGCCGATGAACGCGCGGTACGAGAAGTGGTTCGGGGGGTACCGGCACTTCGCGCGACCGGGGACGATCAAGCTGCCGCTCTTCAAGGGCGCGCCGCTGATCGGGGGCGACACGCGCACGCTTCTCGACGTCGGCGTCTACGTGCTCACGCAGGTCCTGCTGCTGCGCGTGCTGATCGCGCCCGAGGTCACGCCCGAGCTCCTGCTGCCGTGCTTCGTGCTCGTCGCCGTGAATGGCGTCCTCGACAAGACGCTCTTCCTGGTCGCGCGCTACGAGCACTACTGGGTCGTGATGGGGGCACTCATCTTCGCGGCGCCCGATGACATGTGGATCCCCGGCGCGAAGCTGGTCTGGTCGTTCATCTGGATCTGGGCGGGCGTCTCCAAATGGAACGGCCACTTCCAGTACGTGATCATGTTCATGATGAACAACGGCCCCTTCTTCCCGAAGGCGCTCAAGAGGAACCTCTTCCGGAACTTCCCGGACGATCTCCGCCCCTCGCCGTTCGCCGAACGCATGGCCTGGTTCGGTCACATCACCGAGGTCGGCATCCCATTCGTGCTGCTGGCCGCCACCCTGTCGGGGAACCCGTGGTTCCTGCTCGCCGGATGCATCCTCTTCACGGGCTTCCACACCTTCATCGGGCTCAACAACCCGAACGGAATGCCCGTCGAGTGGAACATCCTGATGATCTACGGCGGATGGTCGCTCTTCTGGTTCAACCCTGATTCGACCGTGCTCGACATGACCGCCCTGCCCGTTCTGCTGGCGGTGATGCTCGTGTCGCTGCTCCTCGTCCCGATCATCGGCAACCTCTTCCCCGCGAAGGTCTCGTTCCTTCCGTCGATGCGGTACTACGCCGGGAACTGGGCCTACAACATCTGGCTGATCAAGAAGAACGGCGCGGTCGACAAGCTCTCGAAGCTCAAGAAGCCCTGCGGAACCGTCTACGAACAGCTCGAGAAGATGATCGAGGATCCGGTCCAGCTCGAGGTGGCGAAGGCCGCGATGCCCGTCATGCGCTTCATGCACCTCCAGGGAAAGCCGCTCTTCGAGGCGCTCCCCGTCGCCGTCGACAACATCGACGACTACGAGTGGTACGAGGGAGAGCTCCTCGGCGGAACGATCCTCGGCTGGAACTTCGGCGACGGCCATCTCAACGGAGACCAGCTGCTGGACGCCATTCAGCCCATCTGTGAGTTCGAAGAGGGCGAGGTCCGCGTCGTCTCGGTCGAGGGCCAGCCGCTTTTCGGAGATACCATGCACTGGCGCGTCTTCGATGCGGCCACCGGACAGCTCGCCGAAGGACACACGAAGATCGCCGACTACAAGGACGCGCAGCCGTGGCCCGTCGGCGACGTCGCGCGTGCGCTTTCGGGACAGGCGGCCAAGAGGCCGGGTCTTCCTGAGCGAAGCGTCCTGAGCGGAAGCTCGGGAACGGCGAAGGGCCGAGCGGAGACGACCACGAGCGAGTCTCGACTCGAGGGATCCCGGCGGGGGCTTTCGCGCCGGGATCCACGAGGCGTGCGAGACGGCAGAATCAGCGGGTAG
- a CDS encoding enoyl-CoA hydratase/isomerase family protein, which yields MNPPFPDFETLTLEVECGVARVRFDHGPMNLLDAQLVPELMRLADRLEGDDAVRVVVFESANPDYFLSHADVRLLQTMRDAGQYDGDEMPLYAGLLERFRTMPKACIAKVAGRANGGGAEFVLAMDMAFIASESGRLSQMEIVLGILPGGGGAQYLARKVGRSRAMEICLGGAELTAREAERYGYVNRAVPDAELDEFVDALARRIASYPARSIALNKASVNLHEEGRREEFVSANRWFVELAREEDFDARVERFLAAGGQTAEGELGSWREWARLLADPGAPASG from the coding sequence ATGAATCCCCCGTTCCCCGACTTCGAGACGCTCACCCTGGAGGTCGAGTGCGGCGTGGCGCGCGTGCGCTTCGATCACGGTCCGATGAACCTGCTGGACGCCCAGCTGGTGCCCGAGCTGATGCGTCTGGCGGATCGGCTCGAGGGTGACGACGCGGTTCGCGTCGTCGTCTTCGAGAGCGCGAATCCCGACTACTTCCTCTCGCATGCCGACGTGCGCCTCCTGCAGACGATGCGTGACGCCGGCCAGTACGACGGCGACGAGATGCCGCTCTACGCCGGGCTGCTGGAACGATTCCGGACGATGCCCAAGGCGTGTATCGCGAAGGTCGCGGGTCGCGCGAACGGCGGCGGCGCGGAGTTCGTGCTCGCGATGGACATGGCGTTCATCGCGAGCGAGAGCGGTCGCCTGTCCCAGATGGAGATCGTGCTCGGCATCCTCCCGGGCGGCGGAGGCGCGCAGTATCTCGCGCGCAAGGTCGGGCGCTCGCGGGCGATGGAGATCTGCCTCGGCGGGGCGGAGCTGACGGCGCGAGAGGCCGAACGCTACGGCTACGTCAATCGCGCCGTCCCCGACGCCGAGCTCGACGAATTCGTCGACGCGCTCGCACGCAGAATCGCGTCGTACCCGGCCCGCAGCATCGCGTTGAACAAGGCCAGCGTGAACCTCCACGAGGAGGGTCGTCGCGAAGAGTTCGTGTCGGCGAACCGCTGGTTCGTCGAGCTCGCGCGGGAGGAAGACTTCGACGCGCGTGTCGAGCGCTTCCTTGCGGCAGGGGGGCAGACGGCGGAGGGCGAGCTCGGGTCCTGGCGGGAGTGGGCGCGGCTCCTCGCCGATCCCGGAGCACCTGCGTCCGGCTGA
- a CDS encoding response regulator, whose amino-acid sequence MVRFRAHASKHPDGPRRLLVVDDDDELTEIIIRAVRLAAPDLQTDRAHSAQEGRELVRRHRYDVVLIDQYLDGGELGVDLVKPAKRAQPQATVAMMSSIGVDGLLEITRRHGSIPLIAKPFSAAVLHNFMHEALDLPGLRVAHVAPLR is encoded by the coding sequence ATGGTTCGATTCCGCGCGCACGCTTCGAAGCACCCCGATGGTCCGCGACGCCTGCTCGTCGTCGACGACGACGACGAGCTGACGGAGATCATCATCCGAGCGGTACGCCTCGCTGCGCCGGATCTGCAGACCGACCGCGCACACAGTGCGCAGGAGGGACGAGAGCTCGTTCGACGACATCGATACGACGTCGTCCTGATCGACCAGTATCTCGACGGCGGCGAGCTCGGTGTGGACCTCGTCAAGCCGGCGAAGCGCGCGCAACCGCAGGCCACGGTCGCCATGATGTCCTCGATCGGCGTCGACGGCCTGCTCGAGATCACGCGTCGTCACGGCTCGATTCCGCTGATCGCGAAGCCCTTCTCGGCCGCCGTGCTCCACAACTTCATGCACGAAGCCCTCGACCTGCCGGGGCTTCGCGTGGCGCACGTTGCGCCGTTGCGGTGA